The proteins below are encoded in one region of Salvelinus namaycush isolate Seneca chromosome 39, SaNama_1.0, whole genome shotgun sequence:
- the LOC120032566 gene encoding trafficking protein particle complex subunit 5-like — protein METRFTRGKSAILERSLTRPKTEVSVSAFALLFSEMVQYCQSRVYSVSELQARLADLGQGVGASLLDVLVLREKNGKRETKVLNILLFIKVSVWRALFGKEADKLEQANDDDKTYYIIEKEPLINAFISVPKENSTLNCAAFTGGVVEAILTHSGFPAKVTVHWHKGTTLMIKFDEAVIARDKALEGR, from the exons ATGGAGACTCGCTTCACCAGGGGCAAGTCTGCGATTCTAGAGCGCTCGCTCACCAGACCCAAGACTGAGGTCAGCGTGAGCGCATTTGCCCTGCTCTTCTCTGAAATGGTGCAATACTGCCAGAGTCGGGTGTACTCTGTGTCCGAGCTGCAGGCACGCTTGGCAGACTTGGGTCAAGGCGTGGGGGCCAGCCTGCTGGATGTGCTGGTGTTGAGAGAGAAGAATGGAAAAAGGGAAACCAAAGTGTTGAACATACTGCTCTTCATTAAG GTGTCGGTGTGGAGGGCCCTGTTCGGCAAGGAAGCGGACAAGCTGGAGCAGGCCAACGACGACGACAAGACCTACTATATCATTGAGAAAGAGCCCCTGATCAACGCCTTCATCTCGGTGCCCAAAGAGAACAGCACGCTCAACTGTGCCGCTTTCACCGGGGGCGTGGTGGAGGCCATTCTAACACACAGCGGCTTCCCCGCCAAGGTCACGGTGCACTGGCACAAGGGCACCACTCTCATGATCAAGTTTGATGAGGCCGTCATCGCCCGAGACAAGGCACTGGAGGGCAGATAG